In a genomic window of Siniperca chuatsi isolate FFG_IHB_CAS linkage group LG1, ASM2008510v1, whole genome shotgun sequence:
- the clec3a gene encoding tetranectin-like protein has translation MARLALPVFLVLCFSLLHFSSGRPSRTKKAVSPRQSGAAEEDDVKSQLERLWQEVNSLKEMQALQTVCLRGIKAHRKCYLTIEEPKHYHEANEDCIAQGGTLATPRDMMENNELRDYAKRSSPGSKDFWIGVADIVKEGQYVDVNSLPVSYLNWDRSKKQPTGTKRESCVALSVVAQGKWYDEVCRSLKKYICEYVIP, from the exons ATGGCACGTCTGGCCCTCCCTGTCTTCCTCGTTCTTTGCTTCTCCTTGCTTCACTTCAGCTCCGGCCGTCCATCTCGCACCAAGAAGGCCGTGTCACCTCGTCAGTCCGGAG CTGCAGAGGAAGATGATGTGAAGTCCCAGCTTGAGAGGTTGTGGCAGGAGGTGAATTCACTGAAAGAGATGCAGGCGTTGCAGACAG tctgtCTCCGTGGCATCAAAGCTCACAGGAAGTGTTATCTTACAATTGAGGAACCCAAACATTACCATGAAGCAAACGAAGACTGTATTGCACAAGGAGGAACTCTTGCAACACCGCGAGACATGAtggaaaacaatgaactgaGGGACTATGCAAAGAGGAGTTCCCCAGGATCCAAGGACTTCTGGATCGGCGTGGCAGACATTGTGAAAGAAGGCCAGTATGTTGATGTCAACAGCCTGCCAGTCAGCTACCTTAACTGGGACCGCTCCAAGAAGCAGCCCACAGGCACGAAGAGGGAGAGCTGTGTTGCTCTTTCAGTGGTTGCACAAGGAAAGTGGTACGATGAGGTGTGTCGCAGCCTCAAAAAGTACATCTGTGAATATGTCATTCCCTAA